Proteins encoded by one window of Verrucomicrobiota bacterium:
- a CDS encoding ABC transporter permease codes for MHRIRCLLIKELAQLRRDHRLFGILIVAPLIQLLLLGMAVDTDVNNITLAVRDQDHSFHSREFVRAVGASGYFNITTLSGPEREDGQLLVAGKAGVILVIPPDFGRNLARKQTASVQVLADGADSNYAVQGLNYLQKAARQFSDGQVRLAFLDAATQRGLPLPGVAVQTRVWFNPALKSRFYMLPALLGQLLMITTMMVTSMALVKEREEGTFEQLIVTPLRPLEMILGKLLPFVVVGIVEITLFLPLLRLVFGLPFHGQYHVLYGMTLLFLLTTLSLGLFISTLVKTLQQAMLVSTFFVMMPFLLLAGFAFPIANMPPAIQTITYLIPLRYYLEALRGIFLRGAGWQELWPQALALAAWGTALLALASLKFRKRLD; via the coding sequence ATGCACCGAATCCGCTGTCTATTGATCAAGGAACTCGCCCAACTCCGGCGCGACCACCGGCTCTTTGGCATCCTGATCGTGGCACCCCTGATCCAATTGCTCCTGCTGGGCATGGCGGTGGATACCGACGTCAATAACATCACCCTCGCCGTGCGCGATCAGGATCATTCCTTTCACAGCCGCGAATTTGTGCGCGCCGTCGGCGCTTCAGGCTATTTCAACATCACCACTCTTTCAGGGCCTGAGCGTGAGGATGGCCAACTGCTCGTCGCGGGCAAAGCGGGCGTGATCCTTGTGATTCCACCCGATTTTGGCCGCAACCTCGCCCGCAAACAAACCGCCAGCGTCCAGGTGCTGGCTGACGGTGCCGACAGCAACTATGCCGTCCAAGGCTTGAACTACCTGCAAAAAGCGGCACGCCAATTTTCCGATGGCCAGGTGCGGCTCGCGTTCCTGGACGCCGCAACGCAACGCGGCCTGCCGCTGCCGGGCGTGGCCGTGCAAACCCGCGTCTGGTTCAACCCCGCCCTCAAATCGCGCTTCTACATGCTGCCAGCATTGCTCGGCCAATTGCTGATGATCACCACCATGATGGTCACCAGCATGGCCCTCGTGAAAGAGCGCGAGGAAGGCACCTTTGAACAACTCATCGTCACCCCGTTGCGGCCCCTCGAAATGATCCTGGGCAAACTGCTGCCGTTCGTCGTGGTTGGCATCGTGGAAATCACCCTGTTCCTGCCATTGCTGCGTTTGGTGTTTGGCTTGCCGTTCCATGGGCAATACCACGTCCTCTACGGCATGACCTTGCTCTTCCTGCTGACCACCCTCAGCCTGGGCCTGTTCATCTCCACCCTCGTCAAAACCTTGCAACAAGCAATGTTGGTCTCGACTTTCTTTGTCATGATGCCCTTCCTGCTGCTGGCCGGTTTTGCCTTTCCCATCGCCAACATGCCGCCCGCCATCCAAACCATCACTTATCTCATTCCGCTGCGTTACTACCTCGAAGCCCTGCGCGGCATCTTCCTGCGCGGCGCCGGTTGGCAGGAACTCTGGCCCCAAGCCCTGGCGCTCGCCGCGTGGGGCACCGCTCTGCTGGCGCTTGCCTCCCTCAAATTCCGAAAACGGTTGGATTAA
- a CDS encoding alanine--glyoxylate aminotransferase family protein, whose product MAHVKLHIPGPVEVSEKTFKAFCSPMIGHRGQGFKDLYAGMMPKLQTLLYTKQLVYLSTSSAWGVMEGSIRNLVAKKVLNCMCGAFSDKWLDVSKRCGKEAEALQVPWGSPIRAEDVDKKLATGQFDALTLIHNETSTGVMSPVYEIAALKKKYPDVMFIVDAVSSLTGIKLEFDALGIDVLLAGTQKAFAMPPGLAVFACSPAALAKAATMKDRGYYFDFVEFQKNAEQSMTPSTPSIGHVYALNSKLEDFFAEGLENRYARHLKLANLTRDWAARNGFTLFPEKGYESVTLTCVNNGAKPGGRVMDVAKFQKAVKDQGFLIDGGYGKIKGTTFRVSNMGDETEATMNQLYAAMDNALKQQA is encoded by the coding sequence ATGGCACACGTAAAATTACATATTCCGGGCCCGGTTGAGGTAAGCGAAAAGACCTTCAAGGCATTTTGCAGTCCAATGATCGGGCATCGCGGCCAGGGCTTCAAAGACCTGTACGCCGGCATGATGCCGAAGTTGCAAACGCTTCTGTACACCAAACAACTGGTGTATCTCAGCACGTCTTCCGCCTGGGGCGTGATGGAAGGTTCTATTCGCAATCTGGTGGCCAAGAAGGTGCTGAATTGCATGTGCGGTGCGTTCTCCGATAAATGGCTCGACGTGTCCAAGCGCTGCGGCAAGGAAGCCGAAGCCCTCCAGGTCCCATGGGGTTCGCCCATCCGTGCCGAAGACGTGGATAAGAAGCTGGCTACTGGTCAGTTCGACGCCCTCACGCTTATCCATAACGAAACCTCTACGGGTGTCATGAGTCCGGTGTATGAAATCGCCGCGCTTAAGAAAAAATACCCGGACGTGATGTTCATCGTGGACGCCGTCAGTTCCCTGACAGGCATCAAGCTGGAGTTTGACGCTCTGGGCATTGACGTATTGTTGGCCGGCACGCAAAAGGCGTTTGCCATGCCGCCTGGGTTGGCGGTGTTTGCGTGTTCTCCGGCGGCACTGGCCAAGGCTGCTACCATGAAGGATCGCGGCTATTATTTCGACTTCGTTGAGTTTCAGAAAAACGCCGAGCAGAGCATGACACCGAGCACTCCGAGCATCGGCCATGTGTATGCCCTGAATTCCAAGCTCGAGGATTTTTTTGCCGAAGGGTTGGAAAACCGTTATGCCCGCCATCTGAAGTTGGCCAACCTGACCCGCGACTGGGCGGCACGCAACGGTTTCACGCTGTTCCCAGAAAAAGGCTACGAATCCGTTACGCTCACCTGTGTGAACAACGGTGCCAAGCCCGGCGGTCGCGTCATGGATGTGGCGAAATTCCAGAAGGCGGTAAAGGATCAAGGGTTCTTGATTGACGGTGGTTACGGCAAGATCAAGGGCACCACCTTCCGCGTTTCCAACATGGGTGACGAGACCGAAGCGACCATGAACCAGTTGTACGCTGCGATGGATAACGCGCTCAAGCAGCAGGCATAA
- a CDS encoding glycoside hydrolase family 5 protein — translation MILWTGSLDAQTPANLIPNGTLEADAKSKNWPDHWGKPEGATWENENGNHFLRLRVVEPGKSYLLHQAIPIKPEYQAMEFSFRTRYVNVKRGVQAWFDARIMMDFKDAANKVVKSNVKVPYFTGTSKDWVERKIKFLVPERAAKLEIMPTLFQAAAGTFDLDDFKLVVLTDPDATAQIAAAVKDSEVPPVTVRGNKATPKELVVSGNRLKTTDGQEVWLQGVNVPSLEWSNTGERVLNSIVEAIENWKANVIRLPVKDDRWFGLAGQTDNGKAYRELVDQAIEAASTRGAYVVLDLHQYRAPTEGTLKFWRDAAARYKNNPAVIFDLLNEPHGITWEVWKNGGTVSEKAKGGDGVLAENAQKTITFQSPGMQKVVEAIRESGAQNIIAAGGLDWAYDLSGILKGYALEDHGGHGIMYSTHVYSWKGDWKNKFLAVAEKYPLLVGECGCEPERMPFIPPERHENPDSWYPDLIGCIQQHKLNWTAWCFHPSAKPRLILDWKYAPTPFWGQPVKDALAGKAFEMKKTR, via the coding sequence ATGATACTGTGGACAGGCAGCTTGGACGCGCAAACCCCGGCCAACCTCATTCCCAATGGCACCCTGGAGGCCGATGCCAAGAGCAAGAACTGGCCGGACCACTGGGGTAAACCCGAGGGAGCCACTTGGGAAAATGAAAATGGGAATCATTTTTTGCGATTGCGGGTGGTGGAACCGGGGAAATCGTACCTATTGCATCAAGCCATCCCCATTAAACCGGAATACCAGGCCATGGAATTCAGTTTCCGCACCCGGTATGTAAACGTGAAACGGGGCGTGCAAGCCTGGTTCGATGCCCGCATTATGATGGATTTCAAAGACGCCGCCAATAAAGTCGTTAAATCAAACGTCAAAGTGCCCTATTTCACCGGCACCTCCAAGGATTGGGTGGAACGCAAAATCAAATTTCTCGTACCAGAACGTGCCGCCAAATTGGAGATCATGCCCACGCTGTTTCAGGCTGCTGCCGGCACCTTTGATCTGGATGATTTTAAACTGGTAGTGCTCACCGACCCCGATGCCACCGCCCAGATTGCCGCTGCCGTCAAGGATAGCGAGGTGCCGCCGGTCACCGTGCGCGGAAACAAAGCTACCCCGAAAGAGTTGGTAGTATCAGGCAACAGGCTGAAGACCACCGATGGCCAGGAAGTGTGGCTGCAAGGGGTGAATGTCCCCAGCCTCGAATGGTCGAATACCGGCGAGCGGGTATTGAATTCCATCGTCGAGGCCATCGAAAACTGGAAAGCGAATGTGATCCGCCTGCCGGTCAAGGATGATCGCTGGTTTGGCTTGGCCGGACAGACAGACAATGGCAAGGCATACCGTGAGTTGGTGGATCAAGCCATTGAGGCTGCAAGCACGCGCGGTGCGTATGTGGTGCTGGATTTACACCAATACCGTGCCCCCACGGAAGGTACCCTCAAATTCTGGCGGGACGCTGCGGCGCGTTATAAGAACAATCCCGCCGTGATCTTCGACCTATTGAACGAACCGCACGGCATCACTTGGGAGGTATGGAAAAATGGGGGCACCGTTTCCGAAAAAGCCAAGGGTGGCGACGGTGTGCTGGCAGAAAACGCGCAAAAGACCATCACCTTCCAATCACCCGGCATGCAGAAAGTAGTGGAGGCCATCCGCGAGTCCGGGGCCCAGAACATCATTGCCGCCGGGGGCTTGGACTGGGCTTACGATTTATCCGGCATCTTGAAGGGGTACGCCCTCGAAGACCATGGCGGCCATGGCATCATGTATTCCACGCATGTGTATTCCTGGAAAGGTGACTGGAAAAACAAGTTTCTGGCGGTGGCGGAGAAATATCCCCTGCTCGTGGGCGAATGCGGATGTGAACCGGAACGTATGCCGTTTATCCCGCCAGAACGCCACGAAAATCCCGACTCATGGTATCCCGACCTGATCGGTTGCATCCAACAGCACAAGCTGAACTGGACGGCATGGTGTTTCCACCCGAGTGCCAAACCGCGCCTGATCCTTGATTGGAAGTACGCTCCCACCCCATTCTGGGGGCAACCGGTGAAAGACGCATTGGCGGGTAAGGCGTTTGAGATGAAGAAGACCAGGTGA
- a CDS encoding ZIP family metal transporter — protein MPETSIEVGPLLGLYCGLALLASLAGGWLPMLFRPTHTRLQVSTSLVAGLMLGVGLLHMLPHAWFHLKSIDRVAIWMTIGFLIMFFIQRFFHFHHHDVPDEDPESCGNSCACGHNHNEPASPTSSPVHHPHDHTLADKSARHLSWVGAAFGLSLHTMIDGFALAAAVQAEAAAGAHGVFLGLGTFLVVFLHKPFDALAVSTLMTLHQESKISRHLVNAGLALLIPVGVAGFYLGASMLSGESSAFMGAALAFSAGTFLCIAASDLLPELQFHSHDRVKLSVAMLLGVGISMAIGNFETTGHEHLQKSGQAGQEQSGHDHETPGHKH, from the coding sequence ATGCCTGAAACGAGCATTGAAGTAGGGCCATTGCTTGGCCTCTATTGCGGATTGGCGTTGTTGGCCTCCCTGGCTGGGGGATGGCTGCCCATGCTGTTTCGCCCCACCCATACCCGGCTCCAAGTGTCCACCAGCTTGGTGGCCGGTTTGATGCTGGGGGTCGGTCTGTTGCACATGTTGCCTCATGCCTGGTTTCACCTTAAATCCATTGACCGGGTCGCGATTTGGATGACGATTGGGTTCCTGATCATGTTCTTCATCCAGCGTTTCTTTCATTTTCATCATCATGACGTGCCGGATGAGGATCCGGAATCATGCGGAAACTCTTGTGCCTGTGGACATAACCATAACGAACCAGCATCGCCGACTTCCTCTCCCGTGCATCATCCTCATGACCACACCCTGGCGGATAAATCGGCTCGGCACCTTTCCTGGGTGGGGGCGGCATTCGGGCTATCTTTGCACACGATGATTGACGGGTTTGCGCTGGCCGCCGCCGTTCAGGCTGAAGCCGCTGCCGGGGCGCATGGAGTGTTTCTGGGGTTGGGAACGTTTCTGGTGGTGTTTTTGCACAAACCGTTTGATGCGCTGGCAGTTAGCACTCTGATGACCCTTCACCAAGAATCCAAAATATCCCGGCATTTGGTGAACGCGGGATTGGCGCTTTTAATTCCGGTGGGAGTGGCTGGGTTTTATCTCGGTGCCAGCATGCTGAGTGGCGAGTCGTCGGCGTTTATGGGGGCGGCACTGGCGTTTTCCGCTGGTACATTCCTTTGTATCGCTGCCAGCGATCTGCTGCCGGAATTGCAGTTTCACAGCCATGACCGGGTTAAACTTTCCGTGGCGATGCTGTTGGGGGTGGGTATATCCATGGCGATTGGCAACTTTGAGACGACCGGCCACGAGCACCTGCAAAAATCGGGGCAAGCTGGCCAGGAACAGTCTGGGCATGACCATGAGACTCCCGGCCATAAACATTAA